In a genomic window of Mycobacteriales bacterium:
- a CDS encoding MarR family transcriptional regulator, with protein MTQDSLVHVRRPDDLSMRGLADTVSELRGTLRRGIRTTYPWEVLPAAQVEILQRLAQQPQLRVNELAAQLRLAPNTVSTLTRQMAGVGLLTAQEDPLDGRVRRLSLSEDGRNQLEAWQQAQEEMLAGAVCQLDRADRDAIIAAIPALFRLVRVLEGQDAQK; from the coding sequence GTGACTCAGGACTCGCTCGTCCACGTTCGCCGTCCGGACGACCTGTCGATGCGGGGGCTCGCCGACACGGTGAGCGAGCTGCGCGGCACTCTGCGCCGGGGGATCCGCACGACCTACCCGTGGGAGGTCCTGCCCGCGGCCCAGGTCGAGATCCTCCAGCGGCTCGCCCAGCAACCGCAGCTGCGGGTGAACGAGCTGGCCGCCCAGCTCCGGCTCGCACCCAACACGGTGAGCACGCTGACCAGGCAGATGGCCGGCGTCGGGCTCCTGACCGCACAGGAGGACCCGCTCGACGGCCGGGTCCGCCGGCTGTCGCTCAGCGAGGATGGCCGCAATCAGCTCGAGGCATGGCAGCAGGCCCAGGAGGAGATGCTCGCGGGCGCCGTGTGCCAGCTGGACCGCGCCGACCGCGACGCGATCATCGCCGCGATCCCGGCCCTGTTCCGACTGGTCCGGGTCCTCGAAGGCCAGGACGCGCAGAAGTAG
- the add gene encoding adenosine deaminase, with the protein MIADFVAAVPKVELHLHLVGSASPETVLQLARRHPDGGVPTDADALVRFYEFTDFPHFINVYAKVDGLVRDAADVRTLLVGLARDAARSNVRYAEVTVTAAMHLAKGMPAAELTDALTLGRADALREHGVALNWIFDIPAGFGPQAMQDTVDYAVEERPPGTVALGLAGLEVGYPRANYRPAFERGADAGLHLVAHAGETTGPEEVWAALTELRAERIGHGIGSVGDDRLLAHLRAEDIPLEVCLISNVRTRAADSLDVHPLPRLLAAGVPVTLSTDDPGMFDTDLNREYTAAAELCNLDEPGVAALARAGVRAAFCDEEQRARLLAEIDAVLANSA; encoded by the coding sequence GTGATTGCCGACTTCGTCGCCGCCGTACCCAAGGTCGAACTGCACCTGCACCTGGTCGGGTCGGCGTCGCCCGAGACCGTGCTGCAACTGGCGCGGCGCCACCCGGACGGCGGTGTGCCCACCGACGCCGACGCGCTCGTGCGGTTCTACGAGTTCACCGACTTCCCCCACTTCATCAACGTCTACGCCAAGGTCGACGGACTCGTCCGCGACGCCGCCGACGTGCGCACGCTGCTCGTCGGGCTGGCCCGCGACGCCGCGCGCAGCAACGTCCGGTACGCCGAGGTCACGGTCACCGCGGCCATGCACCTCGCCAAGGGCATGCCGGCCGCGGAGCTGACCGACGCATTGACCCTCGGCCGCGCTGACGCCCTGCGCGAGCACGGGGTCGCCCTCAACTGGATCTTCGACATCCCGGCCGGCTTCGGCCCGCAGGCAATGCAGGACACCGTCGACTACGCCGTCGAGGAACGCCCACCCGGCACGGTCGCGCTGGGACTCGCCGGGCTGGAGGTCGGCTACCCGCGGGCCAACTACCGTCCGGCGTTCGAGCGCGGCGCCGACGCGGGCCTGCATCTGGTTGCCCACGCCGGCGAGACCACCGGACCCGAGGAGGTCTGGGCGGCCCTCACCGAGCTCCGCGCCGAACGGATCGGGCACGGCATCGGGAGCGTGGGTGACGACCGGCTGCTCGCCCACCTGCGCGCGGAGGACATCCCGCTCGAGGTGTGCCTGATCTCCAACGTGCGCACCCGGGCCGCCGACAGCCTCGACGTGCATCCCCTCCCCCGCCTGCTCGCCGCCGGCGTGCCCGTGACGCTGAGCACCGACGATCCGGGCATGTTCGACACCGACCTCAACCGCGAGTACACCGCCGCGGCCGAGCTCTGCAACCTCGACGAGCCGGGCGTCGCCGCGCTCGCCCGAGCCGGCGTCCGCGCCGCATTTTGCGACGAAGAGCAGCGCGCCCGGTTGCTCGCCGAGATCGACGCCGTGCTCGCCAACAGCGCCTGA
- a CDS encoding DUF2264 domain-containing protein, protein MTALPAPDATVSPYTGWTRRHWEALADQMLTAVRPYGSEHHSLIDLPGPASSAGRWSDGLEGFARTFLLAGFRLARSGADDPHNLAEWYARGLAAGTDPKSPERWPALDEIRQAKVEAASIAIALHETRQWIWDRLDDDVRGQIVDWLARTVGLPMPNNNWIWFQGVTNAFLRSVGGPWSADDVHRILELTDGWYAGDGWYSDGNRQPGEYRNYDYYSGWVMQFYPLWFCRMAGADADPALLARYRERIRRYLQDAQHLVGGDGGPLFQGRSLTYRFAMLSPFWAGAVFDATPLTPGRTRRLGSGVLRRFYDAGCLDDSGLLPIGWHAGFAPIRQRYSGPGSPYWAGNGFAGLVLPADHPVWTAVEEPLPVEERDVEIAIDPPGWIVSGTRGDGVVRVVNHGTDHATATEFATDDPVYARHAYATHAAPDMGPDADSAPGDSGVVLLTADGRVSLRRPFERVHVGGRIGISRHRAHWLDGGPEQHHVTGPWITTASVLHGAREVRLARVDDAIQQGPCQLRMTGFPLADARRPQAEVRDGAIAATRGDGLTSTAAGLRELPVADITNSEDVNPFGRYSVTPWVATAGDVVPGTVYAALLSLSAEVGGTDATSGVGIEVVDDGPGAIVRIDWPDGEHDVLRLDPPDSEQPQPSVETGGT, encoded by the coding sequence GTGACCGCATTGCCTGCGCCCGACGCCACCGTCTCGCCGTACACCGGGTGGACGCGGCGGCACTGGGAAGCGCTGGCCGACCAGATGCTGACCGCCGTACGGCCCTACGGCTCCGAGCACCATTCGCTCATCGACCTGCCGGGGCCGGCCAGCAGTGCGGGCCGGTGGAGCGACGGACTGGAGGGGTTCGCGCGCACCTTCCTGCTCGCCGGGTTCCGGCTGGCCCGCTCCGGCGCGGACGACCCGCACAACCTGGCCGAGTGGTACGCCCGCGGCCTGGCGGCCGGTACCGACCCGAAGTCGCCCGAACGTTGGCCGGCGCTCGACGAGATCAGGCAGGCCAAGGTCGAGGCCGCCTCGATCGCCATCGCGCTGCACGAGACCCGGCAGTGGATCTGGGACCGGCTCGACGACGATGTCCGTGGCCAGATCGTCGACTGGCTCGCGCGGACCGTCGGCCTGCCGATGCCCAACAACAACTGGATCTGGTTCCAGGGCGTGACCAATGCCTTCCTGCGGTCGGTCGGTGGACCGTGGTCGGCCGACGACGTCCACCGGATCCTTGAGCTCACCGACGGGTGGTACGCCGGGGACGGCTGGTACTCCGACGGAAACCGCCAGCCCGGCGAATACCGCAACTACGACTACTACAGCGGCTGGGTCATGCAGTTCTACCCGCTGTGGTTCTGCCGGATGGCCGGCGCGGACGCCGACCCGGCACTGCTCGCCCGCTACCGCGAACGGATCCGCCGCTACCTGCAGGATGCGCAGCACCTCGTCGGCGGTGACGGCGGTCCGTTGTTCCAGGGACGGTCGCTCACCTACCGGTTCGCGATGCTGTCACCGTTCTGGGCGGGCGCGGTCTTCGACGCCACGCCGCTGACGCCTGGCCGCACCCGGCGACTGGGCAGCGGAGTGCTCCGGCGGTTCTACGACGCCGGCTGCCTCGACGACTCAGGTCTGCTGCCGATCGGATGGCACGCCGGCTTCGCCCCGATCCGGCAGCGCTATTCGGGGCCGGGATCGCCGTACTGGGCCGGCAACGGGTTCGCCGGCCTCGTCCTGCCGGCCGACCATCCGGTGTGGACGGCCGTCGAGGAACCGCTGCCGGTCGAGGAGCGTGACGTCGAGATCGCGATCGACCCGCCCGGCTGGATCGTGTCGGGCACCCGCGGCGACGGCGTCGTCCGGGTGGTCAACCACGGCACCGACCACGCCACCGCGACCGAGTTCGCGACCGATGACCCGGTCTACGCCCGGCACGCATACGCGACCCACGCGGCGCCGGATATGGGGCCGGACGCCGATTCGGCGCCGGGTGACTCCGGCGTCGTCCTGCTCACGGCCGACGGCCGGGTCTCGCTCCGGCGCCCGTTCGAACGGGTCCATGTCGGCGGTCGGATCGGGATCTCCCGGCACCGCGCGCACTGGCTGGACGGCGGACCCGAGCAACACCACGTCACCGGGCCGTGGATCACGACCGCGTCGGTGCTGCACGGCGCGCGGGAGGTACGCCTCGCCCGGGTGGACGACGCCATCCAGCAGGGGCCATGTCAGCTGCGGATGACCGGCTTCCCGCTGGCCGACGCGCGCCGGCCCCAGGCCGAGGTGCGCGACGGCGCCATCGCTGCGACCCGGGGCGACGGGTTGACGAGTACGGCGGCCGGCCTGCGCGAGCTTCCGGTCGCCGACATCACCAACTCCGAGGACGTCAACCCGTTCGGCCGGTATTCGGTCACCCCCTGGGTGGCCACCGCGGGCGACGTCGTACCAGGGACGGTCTACGCGGCGCTGCTCTCACTGTCCGCCGAGGTGGGCGGCACCGACGCGACGTCCGGCGTCGGGATCGAGGTCGTCGACGACGGGCCCGGCGCGATCGTACGGATCGACTGGCCCGACGGGGAGCACGACGTTCTGCGGCTCGACCCGCCGGATTCGGAGCAGCCTCAGCCTTCGGTCGAGACGGGCGGCACCTGA
- a CDS encoding NADP-dependent oxidoreductase, with protein MSHPRTGREVRLVRRPHGTPTPEDFAVVEVDVPDPGPGQVLVRNLFMSVDPYMRGRMNDAKSYSPPFVLDEAMTGAAVGEVVASRSPDVAVGTVVLHHLGWREYAVVDAAHVRPVDPDAAPTLSAYLGVLGMPGQTAYVGLVDIAQIRAGDAVFVSGAAGAVGSLVGQIARLRGASLVVGSAGSAEKVAYLTERLGFDAA; from the coding sequence GTGAGTCATCCCCGTACCGGCCGCGAAGTGCGTCTCGTCCGACGCCCGCACGGCACTCCCACACCCGAGGACTTCGCGGTTGTCGAGGTCGACGTTCCCGACCCCGGCCCGGGTCAGGTGCTGGTCCGCAACCTCTTCATGTCGGTCGACCCCTACATGCGCGGCCGGATGAACGACGCGAAGTCCTACAGCCCGCCGTTCGTGCTCGACGAGGCGATGACCGGCGCAGCGGTGGGTGAGGTGGTCGCGTCCCGGAGCCCCGACGTGGCGGTCGGCACCGTCGTGCTGCACCACCTCGGGTGGCGCGAATACGCGGTCGTCGACGCCGCACACGTACGCCCCGTCGACCCGGACGCGGCCCCCACGTTGTCGGCATACCTCGGTGTGCTCGGCATGCCCGGTCAGACGGCGTACGTCGGCCTGGTCGATATTGCGCAGATCCGTGCAGGTGACGCCGTCTTCGTGTCCGGGGCCGCCGGTGCGGTGGGCAGCCTGGTCGGCCAGATCGCCCGGCTGCGCGGAGCATCGCTCGTGGTGGGCAGCGCCGGCTCGGCGGAGAAGGTCGCCTATCTCACCGAGCGGCTCGGCTTCGACGCGGC
- a CDS encoding TIGR03668 family PPOX class F420-dependent oxidoreductase has protein sequence MTPDEARRRFVDARVAVLATVDPTPAPHVVPVTFVVDGDTVWTAVDGKPKRSTRLRRLANIRANPRTSLLVQHWDEDWHLLWWVRADGTAVITDDPDTLDRVVRLLRLKYDQYDDVSVDGPVIEITVHDWREWSAH, from the coding sequence GTGACACCGGACGAGGCTCGACGGCGCTTCGTCGACGCGCGGGTCGCCGTCCTCGCGACCGTCGACCCGACACCCGCTCCGCACGTCGTGCCGGTGACCTTCGTCGTCGACGGCGACACGGTCTGGACCGCGGTCGACGGCAAACCCAAGCGCAGCACCCGACTGCGCCGGCTCGCCAACATCCGGGCCAACCCGCGGACGAGCCTGCTCGTGCAGCATTGGGACGAGGATTGGCACCTGCTGTGGTGGGTGCGCGCCGACGGCACAGCGGTGATCACAGACGACCCGGACACGCTCGACCGGGTGGTGCGGCTGTTGCGGCTCAAGTACGACCAGTACGACGATGTCTCCGTGGACGGACCGGTCATCGAGATCACCGTGCACGACTGGCGCGAATGGAGCGCCCACTGA
- a CDS encoding AraC family transcriptional regulator, which produces MDNPTTLSDGEGFPLVAQASAVQFGPHDRLGFPRVESRMLLMCVSGQGRVEVNMAEYELTPSVIVLLPWGHAIRYHPDEHDPFFVYGMHLVPWHSDRAPVELSIPHEPGHALADVAWRRDAPLVSDDDVLVTDRQRHPQLATLMHYAAQLWNPPGPDTDSAKALGVLTVRQLTTAPRTAPYDDPGVPAELRRLLLWIDRNLADEITVAAIAGVVGISVTSVNRLFRRHLATSPMNWVIDRRIERAARLLSTTHLTVAQVARQSGLADPYYFSRLFRVRIGMAPREWRRQRSLP; this is translated from the coding sequence ATGGACAATCCGACCACCCTGAGCGACGGCGAGGGCTTTCCGCTGGTCGCTCAGGCATCGGCCGTCCAGTTCGGGCCGCACGACCGGTTGGGATTTCCCCGCGTCGAGTCGCGGATGTTGCTCATGTGCGTCAGCGGGCAGGGCCGGGTCGAGGTCAACATGGCGGAGTACGAGCTCACGCCGTCGGTGATCGTCCTTCTCCCGTGGGGTCACGCGATCCGATACCACCCGGACGAGCACGACCCGTTCTTCGTCTACGGGATGCACCTGGTGCCGTGGCACAGCGACCGCGCCCCGGTCGAGTTGTCGATCCCGCACGAGCCGGGTCATGCCCTCGCCGACGTCGCCTGGCGCAGGGACGCGCCACTGGTGAGTGACGACGACGTGCTGGTCACCGACCGCCAACGGCATCCGCAGCTCGCGACCTTGATGCACTACGCCGCGCAACTGTGGAATCCGCCCGGGCCCGACACCGACTCCGCGAAGGCGCTCGGAGTGCTGACGGTCCGACAACTCACGACCGCGCCACGGACCGCGCCGTACGACGACCCTGGCGTGCCGGCGGAGTTACGTCGGTTGCTGCTCTGGATCGACCGCAACCTCGCCGACGAGATCACCGTGGCGGCGATCGCCGGTGTCGTCGGGATCAGCGTCACCTCGGTCAACCGGCTGTTCCGGCGCCACCTCGCGACGTCGCCCATGAACTGGGTGATCGACCGACGGATCGAGCGGGCCGCCCGGCTCCTATCGACGACCCACCTCACGGTCGCGCAGGTCGCCCGCCAGAGTGGCCTCGCCGACCCCTATTACTTCTCCCGGCTGTTCCGCGTCCGCATCGGCATGGCACCCCGCGAATGGCGCCGGCAGCGAAGCCTCCCGTGA
- a CDS encoding LLM class flavin-dependent oxidoreductase, protein MEITGTLIPEWARRAEERGFSTLATIDRIVYPSYDSLTTLSVAAGATTRIGLFPNILLAPVYPPVLLAKTTASLQAMSGGRLTLGLGVGGRPDDFAAAARPFNERGRLMDETLDLMRRAWAGQPVTGDELPVAPTAGPDARVPVLIGGTADAAVRRTVQYGDGWTAGGGSPDMAAPMIERIRQAWRDGGRDGEPRIAALVYYGFGDDEVSRATLRNYYSFLGEWVDAVVEGAVRTPAAAKDTARAFEDVGVTELVFDPTVGSIDEVDRLADAVL, encoded by the coding sequence GTGGAGATCACGGGAACACTCATCCCGGAGTGGGCGCGGCGCGCCGAAGAGCGCGGCTTTTCCACCCTGGCGACGATCGACCGGATCGTCTATCCGTCGTACGACTCACTGACCACGCTTTCGGTCGCGGCTGGCGCGACGACGCGGATCGGCCTGTTCCCCAACATCCTGCTCGCGCCCGTCTACCCGCCGGTGTTGCTGGCGAAGACGACCGCGAGCCTGCAGGCGATGTCGGGCGGCCGCCTCACGCTCGGGCTCGGCGTGGGCGGCCGACCGGACGACTTCGCGGCGGCGGCGCGTCCGTTCAACGAGCGGGGTCGGCTGATGGACGAGACGCTCGACCTCATGCGGCGCGCCTGGGCCGGGCAACCGGTCACCGGCGACGAGCTTCCGGTCGCGCCCACGGCGGGGCCAGACGCCCGGGTGCCGGTGCTGATCGGCGGCACCGCCGACGCCGCCGTACGACGCACCGTGCAGTACGGCGACGGCTGGACGGCCGGCGGCGGAAGCCCGGACATGGCGGCCCCGATGATCGAGCGGATCCGGCAGGCGTGGCGGGACGGTGGCCGCGACGGGGAACCACGGATCGCGGCGCTGGTCTACTACGGCTTCGGCGACGACGAGGTGTCCCGCGCGACGCTCCGCAATTACTACTCGTTCCTCGGCGAGTGGGTCGATGCGGTCGTCGAGGGCGCGGTGCGCACCCCGGCGGCGGCCAAGGACACCGCGCGGGCGTTCGAGGACGTCGGGGTCACCGAGCTCGTCTTCGACCCGACCGTCGGCTCGATCGACGAGGTGGACCGGCTCGCCGACGCCGTCCTCTGA
- a CDS encoding small ribosomal subunit Rsm22 family protein has protein sequence MIATDSADEALRVAIDRVLAGTSRRELAGSSQELSGRYRDPRAGERPVRRSADAEAYVAARLPATFTALGQVFAAAAALQPDFRPESQVDLGAGTGAAAWAAAARWPGIGRVRLVDRATEMIGLGRRLREADPRGPDAEWAWQRADLVEARPDPADLVTVSYVLGEVDPVRRVATARAAWAATRGMLAMVEPGTPAGFAVIREVRRALCDDGAALLAPCPHDRACPMTGSDWCHFAARVQRSALHRQVKGADLSYEDEKFSYVVFTRSPAGRAAARVLRHPRRPPRRIEFAACTRDGLRTVQVTRSQPAYRTAKKLGWGSALPPDVLG, from the coding sequence GTGATCGCGACCGACAGTGCCGACGAGGCGCTCCGGGTCGCCATTGACCGGGTGCTCGCCGGGACCTCGCGTCGCGAACTCGCCGGCTCGTCGCAGGAACTCAGCGGGCGCTACCGCGACCCGCGGGCCGGGGAACGACCGGTCCGCCGGTCCGCGGACGCCGAGGCCTACGTGGCGGCCCGATTGCCGGCGACCTTCACCGCGTTGGGCCAGGTATTCGCCGCGGCCGCAGCGCTGCAGCCGGACTTCCGGCCCGAGTCGCAGGTCGATCTCGGAGCCGGTACGGGAGCGGCGGCGTGGGCGGCAGCGGCCCGCTGGCCCGGGATCGGCCGGGTGCGGCTGGTCGACCGCGCGACCGAGATGATCGGTCTGGGTCGCCGGCTGCGGGAGGCGGACCCCCGCGGGCCCGACGCCGAGTGGGCGTGGCAGCGGGCCGATCTCGTCGAGGCGCGGCCCGACCCCGCTGACCTGGTCACCGTCTCCTACGTGCTGGGCGAGGTGGACCCGGTTCGCCGGGTGGCGACGGCGCGGGCCGCCTGGGCGGCCACGCGCGGCATGCTCGCGATGGTCGAGCCCGGCACGCCGGCGGGTTTCGCGGTGATCCGGGAGGTCCGCCGGGCCCTCTGCGACGACGGCGCCGCGCTGCTCGCGCCCTGCCCGCACGACCGGGCGTGTCCGATGACGGGCTCGGACTGGTGCCATTTCGCCGCGCGCGTGCAACGGTCGGCTCTGCACCGTCAGGTCAAGGGCGCGGACCTCTCCTACGAGGACGAGAAGTTCAGCTACGTCGTCTTCACCCGCTCGCCGGCCGGCCGGGCGGCCGCCCGGGTGCTGCGTCATCCCCGCCGCCCGCCGCGCCGGATCGAGTTCGCCGCGTGCACCCGGGACGGCCTGCGCACCGTGCAGGTCACCCGGTCCCAGCCGGCGTACCGGACGGCGAAGAAGCTGGGGTGGGGCTCCGCGCTGCCGCCCGACGTCCTCGGCTGA
- a CDS encoding CYTH and CHAD domain-containing protein — protein MAGDRQTEVEDKYDVDEDFAVPDLTAVPGVASVDEPKEMHLDATYFDTADLRLVAAKVTLRRRTGGDDAGWHLKLPGVGNARTEVHRPLGRTVRTPPKALVGQVRVWVRDGTLAPVVRLRTTRVTHVLRGPDDRALAEVSDDRVTAEQLGDVVTVSRWREVEVELVDGDRKLLRRAGALLVKAGARPATSPSKLARALGGRLDEAARAARPPGPAESAGAHVIGYLRQHVDLLEAFDPHVRTDQPDSVHKMRVSTRRLRSVLGAYGPLFDRSVTDPIRAELKWLGGALGTVRDDEVMDERLRGKVRSQPRELVLGPVVARLDRELRGDYRRAHAALLTDLDSPRYFRLLDALDALLDAPPLTELAAEPATEVLPARVRKTWRRLRRAAAYADRPDLTEDERATRLHAVRKAAKRARYAADAAVPTIGADAAAFAARVKDLQSILGEHHDSVVSRDLLLNLAVGAYRAGENAFTYGRLHALEEAVAAEEERQYVRAWRAASRKKLRRWFR, from the coding sequence ATGGCTGGTGACCGGCAGACCGAGGTCGAGGACAAGTACGACGTCGACGAGGATTTCGCCGTCCCCGACCTGACCGCGGTGCCCGGCGTGGCCTCGGTGGACGAGCCGAAGGAGATGCACCTCGACGCCACCTACTTCGACACCGCCGACCTCCGGTTGGTTGCGGCGAAGGTGACGCTGCGGCGACGGACCGGTGGCGACGACGCCGGCTGGCACCTCAAGCTCCCGGGAGTCGGCAACGCGCGCACCGAGGTGCATCGGCCCCTCGGCCGCACGGTGCGTACGCCGCCCAAGGCTCTGGTCGGGCAGGTACGGGTCTGGGTGCGCGACGGCACCCTCGCGCCCGTCGTGCGGCTGCGCACGACCCGCGTCACCCACGTGCTGCGCGGGCCCGACGACCGGGCGCTCGCCGAGGTCAGCGACGACCGGGTGACCGCCGAGCAGCTCGGCGACGTCGTCACGGTCAGCCGGTGGCGGGAGGTCGAGGTCGAACTCGTCGACGGTGACCGGAAGCTGCTGCGCCGAGCCGGCGCGCTGCTCGTCAAGGCCGGCGCCCGGCCGGCGACCAGCCCGTCGAAGCTGGCCCGCGCGCTCGGCGGCCGACTGGACGAGGCCGCGCGGGCGGCCCGTCCACCGGGGCCGGCGGAGTCGGCCGGCGCCCACGTGATCGGCTACCTGCGCCAGCACGTCGACCTGCTCGAGGCGTTCGATCCGCACGTACGCACGGACCAGCCCGACTCGGTGCACAAGATGCGGGTCTCGACCCGTCGGCTGCGCAGTGTGCTCGGCGCCTACGGTCCGTTGTTCGACCGATCCGTGACCGACCCGATCCGGGCCGAGCTGAAGTGGCTCGGCGGCGCGCTCGGCACCGTCCGCGACGACGAGGTGATGGACGAACGACTCCGCGGCAAGGTCCGCTCCCAGCCGCGCGAACTCGTGCTCGGGCCGGTCGTCGCCCGTCTCGACCGGGAGCTGCGCGGTGACTACCGGCGCGCGCACGCCGCGTTGCTCACCGACCTGGACAGCCCGCGGTACTTCCGGCTGCTCGATGCACTCGACGCGTTGCTGGACGCTCCACCGCTGACCGAGCTCGCCGCCGAGCCCGCGACCGAAGTCCTGCCCGCCCGGGTGCGTAAGACGTGGCGGCGGCTGCGGCGGGCAGCGGCGTACGCCGATCGGCCCGACCTCACCGAGGATGAGCGGGCGACGCGACTGCACGCGGTGCGCAAGGCGGCGAAGCGGGCCCGCTACGCCGCCGACGCGGCCGTGCCGACTATCGGCGCCGACGCCGCGGCCTTCGCCGCCCGGGTGAAAGACCTGCAGAGCATTCTCGGCGAGCATCACGACAGCGTCGTGAGCCGGGACCTGCTGCTGAACCTCGCGGTGGGTGCCTACCGCGCCGGCGAGAACGCGTTCACTTACGGCCGGCTGCACGCACTCGAGGAGGCCGTCGCGGCGGAGGAGGAGCGGCAGTACGTCCGCGCCTGGCGCGCGGCCTCCCGGAAAAAGCTCCGCCGCTGGTTCCGCTAG
- a CDS encoding MFS transporter, giving the protein MSAAVTGSAGAARPVGTPGDDGGPDPRRWKALAVCLVGGFMTLLDVSIVNVALPSVRAGLGASSSDLQWIVAGYALAFGLVLIPAGRIGDTHSRRAVFAIGLIVFTAASGLAGAATSPLWLSAARIVQGIGAGILIPQIAGFIQTLFRGPERGKAFGMLGAVIGISTAIGPLLGGLLVVAAGTKEGWRWVFYVNLPIGVAALFLIRALLPPGTGRRKGEGLDPVGVALLAAGTFLVLLPLVEGDQTSLSDRAWWLEGVAAVLLGCFVLWERAHRRRGGDPVLDLDLFRRRSYALGTALGTAYFAGFTSIFLVLTLYLQTGLGYDALIAGLITTPFALGSAVTATLGGRIVDRFGRAVVVAGLVLVVVGLVGVDVIVGHVDHDVGLALVGPLLVTGLGSGFVIAPNQTITLSEVSAAGGGSGAGVVQTAQRIGSAVGVAVVTAVFFSTVAQKHGDFSAALSVGIRVAIGFVVLALLVGLADLRRPRRRGRHAR; this is encoded by the coding sequence GTGAGCGCGGCGGTGACGGGGTCGGCGGGCGCGGCGCGCCCCGTGGGAACACCCGGCGACGACGGCGGGCCGGACCCGCGCCGTTGGAAGGCGCTCGCGGTGTGCCTGGTCGGCGGGTTCATGACCCTGCTCGACGTCAGCATCGTCAACGTGGCGCTGCCGTCCGTGCGCGCCGGTCTCGGCGCGTCGTCGAGCGACCTGCAGTGGATCGTCGCGGGCTACGCGCTGGCGTTCGGCCTGGTCCTCATTCCCGCCGGGAGGATCGGCGACACCCACAGCCGGCGTGCGGTGTTCGCGATCGGCCTGATCGTCTTCACCGCCGCGAGCGGACTGGCCGGCGCCGCGACCAGCCCGCTGTGGTTGTCGGCCGCGCGGATCGTGCAGGGCATCGGCGCGGGGATTCTCATCCCGCAGATCGCGGGTTTCATCCAGACGCTCTTCCGGGGGCCCGAGCGGGGCAAGGCGTTCGGCATGCTCGGCGCCGTCATCGGCATCTCGACCGCGATCGGCCCGCTGCTCGGCGGCCTGCTCGTGGTCGCCGCCGGGACCAAGGAGGGCTGGCGCTGGGTCTTCTACGTCAACCTGCCGATCGGCGTGGCGGCGCTGTTCCTGATCCGGGCACTCCTGCCGCCCGGCACCGGCCGACGCAAGGGGGAGGGCCTCGACCCGGTGGGGGTGGCACTCCTCGCCGCGGGGACGTTTCTCGTGCTCCTGCCGCTGGTCGAAGGTGACCAGACGTCGCTGTCGGACCGGGCGTGGTGGCTCGAGGGCGTCGCCGCCGTCCTGCTGGGGTGCTTCGTCCTGTGGGAGCGGGCACACCGCCGTCGTGGCGGCGATCCGGTCCTCGACCTCGACCTCTTCCGGCGCCGCTCCTACGCTCTGGGGACCGCGCTCGGGACGGCGTACTTCGCCGGGTTCACGTCGATCTTTCTCGTCCTGACGCTCTACCTGCAGACCGGTCTCGGGTACGACGCGTTGATCGCCGGCCTCATCACGACCCCGTTCGCGCTCGGCTCGGCGGTCACCGCCACGCTCGGTGGCCGCATCGTCGACCGGTTCGGCCGCGCCGTCGTGGTGGCCGGGCTGGTGCTGGTCGTCGTCGGACTGGTCGGCGTCGACGTGATCGTCGGCCACGTCGACCACGACGTCGGACTCGCTCTCGTCGGACCGTTGCTGGTGACGGGTCTGGGGAGCGGTTTCGTGATCGCGCCCAACCAGACCATCACGCTGTCCGAGGTGTCGGCCGCGGGCGGCGGGAGCGGCGCCGGTGTCGTCCAGACGGCGCAGCGGATCGGCTCGGCGGTCGGGGTCGCCGTGGTGACCGCGGTGTTCTTCTCTACGGTGGCCCAGAAGCACGGCGACTTCTCGGCAGCGCTGAGCGTCGGTATCCGGGTCGCGATCGGGTTCGTGGTGCTCGCCCTGCTGGTCGGACTGGCCGACCTCCGGCGCCCGCGTCGACGCGGCCGCCATGCCCGCTGA